Proteins encoded within one genomic window of Funiculus sociatus GB2-C1:
- a CDS encoding BCD family MFS transporter, translating to MATGDINLQPDESKPLESIKKVNLFTMFRLGLFQMGLGMMAVLALGILNRVMIGELGIPATIAAGTIAMHQFIAPARVWFGQMSDSKPLFGFHRTGYVWVGAALFAIASFLAVQVMWQLGNVVQAAGGWVWTTQTYGWTAVLALIFALYGLALSMSSTPFAALLVDVSDEDNRSKLVGIVWSMLMVGIVLGAIIGGTLLKKVAADAPLSELQASVNQLFMIVPVAVFGLALLATVGVEKKYSRYTSRSTLVDREDKITLGKALRVLTANRQTGIFFTFLLVMTISLFMQEAVMEPYGGEVFGMQVSETTKLNAYWGTGTLLGISITGFLIVPRLGKQKTTKLGCLLVAATFGLIILSGFTHNQKLLQGALLLFGLASGVTTTGAVSLMLDLTAAETAGTFIGAWGLSQAMARAIATVTGGAVLDVGKSLFTTNLVLAYGLVFALQAVGMVVAVVFLSHVDVTEFRDNAKVAIATVLEGELD from the coding sequence ATGGCAACAGGTGATATAAATTTACAGCCAGATGAGTCGAAACCGCTTGAATCAATCAAGAAAGTGAATTTGTTCACCATGTTCCGACTCGGCTTGTTTCAGATGGGATTGGGGATGATGGCGGTGCTGGCGCTGGGAATCCTGAACCGAGTGATGATTGGGGAACTGGGGATTCCGGCGACAATTGCGGCTGGTACTATTGCGATGCACCAGTTTATCGCCCCAGCGCGGGTGTGGTTTGGGCAGATGTCAGATTCTAAGCCGTTATTTGGTTTCCATCGCACGGGCTATGTGTGGGTAGGGGCGGCGCTGTTTGCGATCGCATCCTTCCTGGCTGTACAAGTAATGTGGCAGCTGGGTAATGTGGTACAAGCTGCTGGGGGTTGGGTATGGACAACTCAAACTTATGGTTGGACTGCGGTACTTGCACTGATTTTCGCGCTTTATGGTTTGGCGCTGAGTATGAGTTCCACTCCCTTTGCAGCGCTGTTGGTGGATGTTTCCGATGAAGATAACCGTTCCAAACTCGTCGGAATTGTTTGGTCTATGCTGATGGTGGGAATTGTTCTGGGGGCAATTATCGGCGGTACTTTGCTCAAAAAAGTTGCCGCAGATGCACCACTTTCGGAATTGCAAGCATCAGTAAATCAGCTGTTTATGATTGTCCCCGTCGCCGTGTTTGGGCTGGCGTTACTGGCGACAGTGGGCGTTGAAAAAAAATATTCCCGCTATACTTCTCGTTCTACTTTAGTAGACCGGGAAGACAAAATTACTCTAGGGAAAGCGCTGCGAGTATTAACTGCTAATCGGCAAACGGGGATATTTTTCACCTTTTTGCTCGTGATGACAATTAGCTTATTTATGCAAGAAGCAGTGATGGAACCCTACGGAGGCGAAGTTTTCGGAATGCAAGTTTCGGAAACTACTAAGTTAAATGCTTACTGGGGAACCGGAACGCTACTTGGGATTAGTATCACTGGATTTTTAATTGTGCCTCGTTTAGGAAAGCAAAAAACAACTAAATTAGGCTGTCTTTTGGTAGCGGCTACTTTTGGATTAATTATCCTGTCCGGATTCACCCACAATCAGAAGTTGTTGCAAGGAGCGCTATTATTATTTGGTTTGGCTTCCGGTGTCACTACAACAGGCGCAGTTAGTTTAATGTTGGATTTGACTGCGGCGGAAACGGCTGGTACATTTATCGGTGCTTGGGGATTATCACAGGCAATGGCCAGGGCAATCGCAACTGTTACAGGTGGTGCTGTATTGGATGTAGGTAAAAGTTTATTTACTACTAACTTGGTGTTAGCCTATGGATTGGTGTTTGCACTGCAAGCAGTGGGAATGGTAGTAGCGGTTGTGTTCCTCTCTCATGTGGATGTCACAGAATTTCGCGACAATGCAAAAGTTGCGATCGCTACTGTCCTCGAAGGTGAATTAGACTGA
- a CDS encoding aldo/keto reductase, protein MQTITLAQNGPTFTAVGIGAWAWGDKLFWNYGSDYGETQLQEAFEATLDSGVNFFDTAEVYGPGKSEEFLGKFMQEAGRTAQIATKYGPYPWRVTGQSVSDALTESLKRLRVEQVALYQVHWPFAFLMSQETLMNALAEEVKRGRIATVGVSNYSAEQMKEAYQLLAARGVPLAVNQVRYSLLTRQVEANGILDTARQLGVTILAYSPLAQGLLTGKYRVEDGKEPTGARKFDSRFNRSGLEKIEPVICALRKLGEKYQKTPAQVALNWLIAQDGVIAIPGAKSAEQARQNAGALGWQLSAQEVAHLELLSRPWRN, encoded by the coding sequence ATGCAAACCATCACGTTAGCGCAAAATGGCCCCACCTTCACTGCTGTAGGTATCGGCGCTTGGGCTTGGGGGGACAAGCTATTTTGGAACTATGGCAGCGACTACGGGGAAACCCAGTTGCAGGAAGCTTTTGAAGCGACTCTGGATTCCGGCGTAAACTTCTTTGACACGGCTGAAGTGTACGGCCCAGGAAAATCAGAGGAGTTCTTGGGAAAGTTCATGCAAGAAGCTGGGCGCACAGCCCAGATTGCCACAAAATACGGCCCTTACCCTTGGCGAGTTACCGGACAATCAGTATCAGATGCCTTAACCGAGAGTTTAAAACGTCTGCGGGTCGAGCAAGTAGCCCTTTATCAGGTGCATTGGCCTTTCGCCTTCCTGATGAGCCAAGAAACGCTGATGAATGCCCTAGCGGAAGAGGTGAAGCGGGGCAGAATTGCTACAGTCGGTGTCAGCAATTACTCAGCCGAACAGATGAAAGAAGCTTATCAGCTTTTAGCGGCTAGAGGCGTACCTTTGGCTGTAAATCAGGTGCGGTACTCGCTGCTGACTCGGCAAGTCGAGGCTAACGGCATTCTCGACACGGCGCGTCAGCTAGGCGTGACTATTTTGGCTTATAGTCCTTTGGCTCAGGGGTTACTGACTGGCAAATATAGAGTCGAGGATGGCAAGGAGCCGACTGGCGCACGTAAATTTGATTCTCGCTTCAATCGCAGCGGTTTGGAGAAAATCGAGCCTGTGATATGTGCGTTGCGTAAACTTGGAGAAAAGTACCAAAAAACACCCGCTCAAGTTGCCCTGAATTGGTTGATTGCCCAGGATGGGGTGATTGCGATTCCGGGGGCGAAGTCAGCCGAACAGGCGCGGCAGAATGCCGGGGCGCTGGGTTGGCAGTTGAGCGCCCAGGAAGTTGCCCATCTGGAACTTTTGAGCCGCCCTTGGCGAAATTAA